One genomic region from Tigriopus californicus strain San Diego chromosome 4, Tcal_SD_v2.1, whole genome shotgun sequence encodes:
- the LOC131879832 gene encoding acetylcholine receptor subunit alpha-type acr-16-like isoform X2, producing the protein MWALLKVFSTSLIFITVQGQNESTTLPPDSIATLLPPAGSVKADVKTETSINTPISTEEVTACDKGRSSRQKLRCHLLEHYDIHVHPVKDSSKAVTVAIGMAIIHLDVNEMKSVMGVDAWMRFDWKDEFLTWDPMDYDNLTQIHLAVGEIWKPDIFVYNSAESTKFDPYGQTHFLVSHTGNVLWVPPAHIKAFCKLDLRYWPLDTQECKLKFGSWTSHGHQIDLALYRNMTQVELLDFYTNNREWVSLATVAQRNRIVYDCCPETYPDVTFEFILQRNSPAYKAVFVLPCLVIMLMTICCFLLPPTAGEKITINGFAFLTCCIFLLYFASSLPFHNNAIPLLVTFYSNTAAMVGIALLLNVTCFSFARDRKYSGPPKFLKNAFSGSLGKCLCLGNYYHQVSSTHERLVLELTDMAESEQAGDRDQETGHHGGEERPILSNDSQNSVMRDWVLVAAGLERFFFVFYTIIFAITTSVYA; encoded by the exons ATGTGGGCATTACTGAAGGTCTTCTCAACAAGCCTTATTTTTATCACTGTACAAG GTCAGAATGAATCTACAACGCTACCCCCAGATTCCATTGCTACATTGTTACCTCCTGCGGGATCCGTTAAGGCAGATGTCAAGACAGAAACTTCCATCAACACTCCGATCTCTACAGAAGAAGTAACTGCCTGCGACAAAGGTCGTTCCTCTCGTCAGAAATTAAGATGTCATCTGCTGGAACATTATGACATCCATGTCCATCCGGTCAAGGATTCCTCCAAGGCAGTGACTGTGGCCATTGGAATGGCCATCATCCATTTGGATGTTAATGAGATGAAATCGGTCATGGGAGTGGATGCTTGGATGAGATTCGACTGGAAGGACGAATTCCTCACTTGGGATCCCATGGATTATGACAATCTCACCCAAATCCACTTGGCTGTGGGAGAAATTTGGAAACCGGACATTTTTGTCTATAATAG TGCTGAAAGTACAAAATTTGACCCATATGGACAAACACACTTTTTAGTGAGCCACACCGGAAATGTGCTTTGGGTGCCCCCTGCTCATATTAAAGCTTTTTGCAAGCTTGACCTTCGCTACTGGCCTTTGGACACTCAAGAATGTAAACTTAAATTTGGCTCGTGGACCTCCCATGGACATCAAATCGATTTGGCTCTCTACCGTAACATGACCCAA gtCGAGCTCTTGGATTTCTACACAAACAATAGGGAGTGGGTATCTCTAGCCACAGTTGCTCAGAGGAATCGTATCGTCTATGATTGCTGTCCAGAGACCTATCCAGATGTAACCTTTGAGTTTATATTGCAAAGAAACTCCCCGGCCTACAAAGCTGTGTTTGTATTGCCTTGCTTGG TGATTATGTTGATGACAATCTGCTGCTTTCTGTTGCCTCCAACGGCGGGAGAGAAGATAACCATTAATGGATTCGCATTCTTAACTTGTTGCATATTCTTGCTATACTTTGCCAGTTCGTTGCCTTTTCATAACAACGCGATTCCATTATTGG TGACATTTTATAGCAATACGGCAGCTATGGTTGGAATTGCATTGCTTCTGAATGTGACCTGTTTTTCGTTTGCGAGAGACAGAAAATATAGTGGTCCACCAAAGTTTCTTAAAAACGCTTTTAGTGGCTCTTTGGGAAAGTGCTTGTGCCTTGGCAACTATTATCACCAG GTATCTTCCACTCATGAGCGGTTGGTTTTGGAGCTGACAGATATGGCTGAGAGCGAACAAGCTGGTGACCGTGATCAAGAGACTGGCCACCATGGAGGAGAAGAACGCCCCATTTTGTCGAATGATTCTCAAAATAGTGTGATGAGGGATTGGGTCTTGGTGGCTGCAGGATTGGAgcggttcttctttgttttttatACCATAATTTTTGCCATCACCACAAGTGTGTATGCCTAG
- the LOC131879832 gene encoding acetylcholine receptor subunit alpha-type acr-16-like isoform X1, giving the protein MWALLKVFSTSLIFITVQVTGQNESTTLPPDSIATLLPPAGSVKADVKTETSINTPISTEEVTACDKGRSSRQKLRCHLLEHYDIHVHPVKDSSKAVTVAIGMAIIHLDVNEMKSVMGVDAWMRFDWKDEFLTWDPMDYDNLTQIHLAVGEIWKPDIFVYNSAESTKFDPYGQTHFLVSHTGNVLWVPPAHIKAFCKLDLRYWPLDTQECKLKFGSWTSHGHQIDLALYRNMTQVELLDFYTNNREWVSLATVAQRNRIVYDCCPETYPDVTFEFILQRNSPAYKAVFVLPCLVIMLMTICCFLLPPTAGEKITINGFAFLTCCIFLLYFASSLPFHNNAIPLLVTFYSNTAAMVGIALLLNVTCFSFARDRKYSGPPKFLKNAFSGSLGKCLCLGNYYHQVSSTHERLVLELTDMAESEQAGDRDQETGHHGGEERPILSNDSQNSVMRDWVLVAAGLERFFFVFYTIIFAITTSVYA; this is encoded by the exons ATGTGGGCATTACTGAAGGTCTTCTCAACAAGCCTTATTTTTATCACTGTACAAG TAACAGGTCAGAATGAATCTACAACGCTACCCCCAGATTCCATTGCTACATTGTTACCTCCTGCGGGATCCGTTAAGGCAGATGTCAAGACAGAAACTTCCATCAACACTCCGATCTCTACAGAAGAAGTAACTGCCTGCGACAAAGGTCGTTCCTCTCGTCAGAAATTAAGATGTCATCTGCTGGAACATTATGACATCCATGTCCATCCGGTCAAGGATTCCTCCAAGGCAGTGACTGTGGCCATTGGAATGGCCATCATCCATTTGGATGTTAATGAGATGAAATCGGTCATGGGAGTGGATGCTTGGATGAGATTCGACTGGAAGGACGAATTCCTCACTTGGGATCCCATGGATTATGACAATCTCACCCAAATCCACTTGGCTGTGGGAGAAATTTGGAAACCGGACATTTTTGTCTATAATAG TGCTGAAAGTACAAAATTTGACCCATATGGACAAACACACTTTTTAGTGAGCCACACCGGAAATGTGCTTTGGGTGCCCCCTGCTCATATTAAAGCTTTTTGCAAGCTTGACCTTCGCTACTGGCCTTTGGACACTCAAGAATGTAAACTTAAATTTGGCTCGTGGACCTCCCATGGACATCAAATCGATTTGGCTCTCTACCGTAACATGACCCAA gtCGAGCTCTTGGATTTCTACACAAACAATAGGGAGTGGGTATCTCTAGCCACAGTTGCTCAGAGGAATCGTATCGTCTATGATTGCTGTCCAGAGACCTATCCAGATGTAACCTTTGAGTTTATATTGCAAAGAAACTCCCCGGCCTACAAAGCTGTGTTTGTATTGCCTTGCTTGG TGATTATGTTGATGACAATCTGCTGCTTTCTGTTGCCTCCAACGGCGGGAGAGAAGATAACCATTAATGGATTCGCATTCTTAACTTGTTGCATATTCTTGCTATACTTTGCCAGTTCGTTGCCTTTTCATAACAACGCGATTCCATTATTGG TGACATTTTATAGCAATACGGCAGCTATGGTTGGAATTGCATTGCTTCTGAATGTGACCTGTTTTTCGTTTGCGAGAGACAGAAAATATAGTGGTCCACCAAAGTTTCTTAAAAACGCTTTTAGTGGCTCTTTGGGAAAGTGCTTGTGCCTTGGCAACTATTATCACCAG GTATCTTCCACTCATGAGCGGTTGGTTTTGGAGCTGACAGATATGGCTGAGAGCGAACAAGCTGGTGACCGTGATCAAGAGACTGGCCACCATGGAGGAGAAGAACGCCCCATTTTGTCGAATGATTCTCAAAATAGTGTGATGAGGGATTGGGTCTTGGTGGCTGCAGGATTGGAgcggttcttctttgttttttatACCATAATTTTTGCCATCACCACAAGTGTGTATGCCTAG
- the LOC131879831 gene encoding facilitated trehalose transporter Tret1-like, with translation MVNQKFDLKPQLFVGVVTMTCRISIGGLLSLSGILIPALQAEEDPNLKISLKDGSWMVTVWPAMAIFGSMLGGWIADTFGRRSLLLMCQLPISSAWGLIASAPSYWVILIAMGMSGFGNGALNSAASVYLCEISHPKVRGMMANLLNIAQSIGMLLSYVLGAYLPWRFLCWTLFGFSLVSAVLITIFTLETPYYLLTKLRVNEARNNLQKLRGPTTNIDEEFNEILERKLRLEANKLANQISTKSIFTSSRFLRPFFGAGVTFILACFSGIMVISLYTVNVFQESGSSLDPYLGSILVMSFRTFTSLVGSIVLTVFKRRHLLLCSSLIISSSLFLMGGSNYIRRHFFHIPIEDKTLNGTWLESNSTHDLSEGFKPALWVSTINNWIPLLAMMTMYAAHSMGFGALLKLSCAEAFPTEIRSKASAIVFVFVDIALAGVGKAFPYMLEAFEFYGTFWIFALTTALTGIYGFVTMVESKGKTLVMIEEQFEEKRMKRKNLVLQNSMENNRAQPETTQVNRVG, from the exons ATGGTTAACCAAAAATTTGATCTGAAGCCTCAG CTTTTTGTGGGCGTTGTCACAATGACTTGTCGAATATCCATTGGCGGATTGCTAAGCTTAAGTGGAATCCTCATTCCAGCTCTGCAAGCTGAGGAGGACCCAAACTTGAAGATCAGCCTGAAGGACGGCTCATGGATGG TGACTGTTTGGCCGGCAATGGCAATATTTGGATCCATGCTTGGTGGATGGATAGCTGACACATTTGGCAGGCGATCATTATTGTTAATGTGTCAACTGCCAATTTCGTCGGCTTGGGGTCTCATTGCCTCGGCACCAAGTTACTGGGTTATTTTAATCGCAATGGGGATGTCCGGATTTGGAAATGGAGCTTTGAACTCGGCGGCCTCGGTGTATTTATGTGAGATAAGCCATCCCAAAGTCAGAG GAATGATGGCAAACCTTCTAAATATCGCTCAAAGCATTGGAATGCTACTAAGCTACGTTCTCGGAGCTTATCTTCCATGGAGATTCCTTTGTTGGACACTTTTTGGATTTAGTCTGGTCTCGGCCGTGTTGATCACCATTTTCACGCTAGAGACACCGTACTATCTTTTGACCAAGTTAAGGGTTAACGAGGCCCGAAACAATCTTCAAAAGCTTCGAGGACCAACTACCAACATTGATGAAGAATTCAACGAAATCCTTGAGCGAAAGTTGAGACTAGAGGCCAATAAGTTGGCCAACCAAATCTCGACCAAGTCCATCTTCACGTCATCCAGGTTCTTACGTCCATTTTTTGGGGCTGGAGTGACCTTTATATTGGCATGTTTCAGCGGCATAATGGTCATTTCCTTGTATACTGTCAACGTGTTCCAAGAATCCGGATCAAGTCTGGACCCTTACCTGGGGTCCATCTTGGTGATGTCATTTCGAACCTTCACATCTCTCGTGGGGTCCATTGTGCTAACCGTGTTCAAACGCAGGCACCTTCTTCTTTGTTCGTCTCTAATAATTAGCTCCTCATTATTTCTTATGGGAGGATCAAATTACATCAGACGTCATTTCTTCCACATCCCAATCGAAGACAAAACACTTAATGGAACATGGTTGGAAAGCAACAGTACCCACGATCTATCGGAAGGTTTTAAACCTGCCCTTTGGGTCAGTACAATCAATAACTGGATACCATTATTGGCCATGATGACAATGTATGCGGCTCATAGTATGGGATTTGGAGCCCTGCTAAAATTGAGTTGTGCCGAGGCGTTCCCGACTGAAATCCGGTCTAAAGCTAGTGCCATTGTCTTTGTCTTTGTGGACATTGCTTTGGCCGgggttggcaaagcttttccaTATATGCTGGAAgcctttgaattttatggTACGTTCTGGATATTTGCTTTGACAACCGCTTTGACGGGCATTTACGGGTTTGTAACCATGGTAGAGTCTAAAGGGAAAACTTTGGTGATGATAGAAgaacaatttgaagaaaagcggatgaaaaggaaaaacctCGTCCTTCAGAATTCCATGGAAAACAACAGGGCGCAACCGGAAACTACTCAAGTTAACAGAGTAGGGTGA